The proteins below are encoded in one region of Desulfovibrio desulfuricans:
- a CDS encoding DUF1634 domain-containing protein → MTTDLKNDIKASPAQLRYADTLFYGALLGFVAMLVTYALYIFGVLTPQIPLDQMPHLWTQNAAAYRAAGNIPQGWGWLALVGKGDICNFIGIAFLAALTIICFVQLAISLVRQKQWIMTIIAVLEVLVLSLAASGVLVAGGH, encoded by the coding sequence ATGACCACTGATCTGAAGAACGACATAAAGGCCTCCCCCGCGCAACTGCGCTATGCAGACACCCTGTTCTACGGCGCGCTGCTGGGCTTTGTGGCAATGCTAGTTACCTACGCGCTCTATATTTTTGGCGTACTGACGCCGCAGATCCCTCTGGACCAGATGCCGCACCTGTGGACGCAGAACGCAGCCGCCTACCGTGCTGCGGGCAATATTCCTCAAGGTTGGGGCTGGCTTGCCCTTGTGGGTAAGGGCGATATATGCAATTTCATTGGTATCGCTTTTCTTGCGGCGCTCACCATCATCTGCTTTGTGCAGCTTGCGATCAGTCTTGTGCGCCAGAAGCAGTGGATTATGACGATTATTGCCGTGCTTGAAGTGTTGGTGCTCAGCCTTGCGGCTTCGGGCGTTCTGGTGGCTGGCGGCCACTAG